A genomic window from Salvia hispanica cultivar TCC Black 2014 chromosome 5, UniMelb_Shisp_WGS_1.0, whole genome shotgun sequence includes:
- the LOC125187386 gene encoding uncharacterized protein LOC125187386 codes for MPPLKPFATAATTLRSRLTHSLRTRGGGGGPSRWTTPGHEERPKGFAFNRTPEPAGQSRKWEDWELPCYLTSFLTVVILGVGLSAKPDLTIETWAHQKALERLELEASQRADSD; via the coding sequence ATGCCGCCGTTGAAGCCATTCGCGACCGCCGCAACCACTCTCCGATCTCGCCTCACCCATTCGCTTCGTACGCGCGGCGGAGGAGGCGGGCCGAGCCGCTGGACCACTCCGGGCCACGAGGAGCGGCCTAAGGGTTTTGCCTTCAACCGGACGCCGGAGCCGGCGGGGCAATCGCGGAAATGGGAGGACTGGGAGCTTCCGTGCTACCTCACCAGCTTCCTCACCGTCGTCATTCTCGGAGTAGGCCTCAGCGCCAAGCCCGATCTCACGATCGAGACCTGGGCCCATCAGAAAGCCCTAGAACGCCTCGAATTGGAAGCGTCGCAGCGCGCTGATTCTGattga